A stretch of Microbacterium caowuchunii DNA encodes these proteins:
- a CDS encoding type I restriction-modification system subunit M, giving the protein MVTGELKRQVDKVWDAFWSGGIANPVEVIEQITYLLFIKRLDDLHTLAERKAARFGDLIEDPVFPEGYDSDLPGRRPYRDLRWSVFTNYAPAEMFEVVSEHVFPWLRRLGAEGSSYARNMRDARFTIPTPALLTKVVDLLAEIPMDDRDTKGDIYEYMLSKLATSGTNGQFRTARHIITLMVDLQQPKPDDLIIDPAVGTAGFLVAAEEHLREHHPEIWTDAERRAHFNGPMFTGYDSDAAMARIASMNMLLHGVENPTIERADSLSEGHPGDDTYTLVLANPPFAGSLDDETVSKDLQKLVKTRKTELLFLVLMIRMLRNGGRAAVIVPEGVLFGSSNAHKAVRRMLVDDHKLDAVIKLPSGTFKPYTGVSTAILLFTKTSSGGTDRVWFYDVRADGMTLDDKRTPIEANDLPDVLSRWRNQDAEADRARTDQSFFVPKQEIVDNGYDLSLNRYKEIEVEDVEHRSPQEILDELDALEVEIQDGLKRLREMLA; this is encoded by the coding sequence GTGGTCACAGGTGAGTTGAAACGCCAAGTCGACAAGGTGTGGGATGCGTTCTGGTCCGGCGGCATTGCCAACCCGGTCGAGGTGATCGAGCAGATCACCTACCTGCTGTTCATCAAGCGGCTCGACGACCTCCACACCCTCGCCGAGAGGAAGGCCGCCCGCTTCGGCGACCTGATCGAGGACCCGGTCTTCCCCGAGGGGTACGACAGTGACCTACCGGGGCGACGCCCCTACCGCGACCTACGGTGGAGCGTGTTCACGAACTACGCCCCCGCCGAGATGTTCGAGGTCGTGTCCGAGCACGTCTTTCCCTGGCTGCGCCGGCTCGGCGCCGAAGGTTCGAGCTACGCCCGCAACATGCGTGACGCTCGCTTCACGATCCCGACGCCCGCGCTGTTGACGAAAGTCGTCGACCTGCTGGCCGAGATCCCGATGGATGATCGCGACACCAAGGGCGACATATACGAGTACATGCTCTCGAAGCTCGCGACCAGCGGCACGAATGGGCAGTTCCGCACCGCGCGGCACATCATCACGCTCATGGTCGACCTGCAGCAGCCGAAGCCGGACGACCTCATCATCGACCCGGCCGTCGGCACCGCCGGATTCCTCGTCGCCGCCGAGGAACACCTGCGCGAACACCACCCCGAGATCTGGACGGATGCCGAACGGCGCGCCCACTTCAACGGGCCGATGTTCACCGGGTACGACTCCGACGCGGCGATGGCGCGCATCGCGAGCATGAACATGCTGCTGCACGGCGTCGAGAACCCGACCATCGAACGAGCGGACTCCCTGTCGGAGGGGCACCCCGGCGACGACACGTACACGCTCGTGCTCGCCAATCCGCCCTTCGCGGGGTCGCTCGACGATGAGACCGTGTCGAAGGACCTGCAGAAGCTCGTGAAGACGCGCAAGACCGAACTGCTGTTCCTGGTCTTGATGATCCGGATGCTGCGCAACGGAGGACGTGCGGCCGTGATCGTGCCCGAGGGGGTGCTGTTCGGCTCGTCGAACGCCCACAAGGCGGTGCGACGGATGCTCGTCGACGACCACAAGCTGGATGCCGTCATCAAGCTCCCGTCAGGCACCTTCAAGCCCTACACCGGGGTGTCGACGGCGATCCTGCTGTTCACGAAGACGTCGTCTGGTGGCACGGACCGGGTGTGGTTCTACGACGTGCGCGCTGACGGCATGACCCTCGACGACAAGCGGACCCCGATCGAGGCGAACGACCTGCCGGACGTGCTGTCACGGTGGCGGAACCAGGATGCCGAAGCCGACCGCGCCCGGACCGATCAGAGCTTCTTCGTACCGAAGCAGGAGATCGTCGACAACGGCTACGACCTCTCCCTCAACCGCTACAAGGAAATCGAGGTCGAGGACGTCGAGCACCGCTCGCCGCAGGAGATCCTCGACGAGCTCGACGCCCTCGAGGTTGAGATCCAGGACGGCCTGAAGCGCCTGCGGGAGATGCTCGCGTGA
- a CDS encoding HNH endonuclease produces the protein MVIPVQGLMRRMPASARGECAYRRPLLLAKSSTQSTGRPSLAAAIVFWALAPEADHIHPHAHGGENTLDNLTTLHAACNTRKADSLITDPTRAMSVPEGALEVAGTKWPGENPSRLLQPLILIGADVVVHDIWSDAAQRGQQIHDHTEK, from the coding sequence ATGGTGATCCCGGTCCAGGGGTTGATGCGGCGGATGCCTGCTAGCGCCCGCGGGGAGTGCGCGTACCGGAGGCCTCTGTTGCTGGCGAAGTCATCGACCCAGAGCACAGGCCGACCCTCGCTCGCTGCGGCGATCGTGTTCTGGGCCCTTGCGCCGGAAGCCGACCACATCCACCCGCACGCCCACGGCGGGGAGAACACCCTCGACAATCTGACCACCCTGCACGCTGCCTGCAACACTCGAAAAGCGGACTCGCTAATCACCGACCCGACGCGCGCCATGTCTGTTCCGGAGGGGGCCCTCGAAGTAGCCGGCACGAAGTGGCCAGGCGAGAATCCCAGTCGACTGCTCCAACCCCTCATCTTGATTGGCGCAGATGTCGTGGTTCACGACATCTGGAGCGACGCCGCGCAGAGGGGACAGCAGATCCACGATCACACTGAAAAGTAA
- a CDS encoding GNAT family N-acetyltransferase, whose translation MARITILPATAERFDDVEMTLTGGGDGKSCQCQWWLLTNREFEGTTQDERMRMLQEETALPVPPGLVAQVDGRAAGWVRVGPRSILRRFARSRIYGPNAQGSWEDEDVWAISCFSVRREFRGQGVSKALLTAAVEQARAEGARRVEAYPRDTSVSRPSANELFRGALSSFLAAGFSETARPRPDRPIVSLELT comes from the coding sequence ATGGCTCGCATCACCATCCTCCCCGCGACAGCAGAACGGTTCGACGACGTCGAGATGACCCTCACGGGCGGGGGCGACGGCAAGTCCTGCCAGTGCCAGTGGTGGCTGCTGACGAATCGGGAGTTCGAGGGCACGACGCAGGACGAACGGATGCGGATGCTGCAGGAGGAGACCGCGCTGCCGGTGCCCCCTGGGCTCGTCGCGCAGGTCGACGGTCGGGCGGCGGGATGGGTGCGCGTGGGGCCACGCAGCATCCTGCGCCGCTTCGCCCGCTCACGGATCTACGGGCCGAACGCCCAGGGGTCCTGGGAGGACGAGGACGTGTGGGCGATCAGCTGCTTCAGCGTCCGTCGCGAGTTCCGCGGACAGGGCGTGAGCAAAGCCCTCCTGACGGCGGCTGTGGAGCAGGCACGGGCGGAGGGTGCACGAAGAGTGGAGGCGTATCCCCGCGACACCTCGGTCTCCCGGCCCAGCGCCAACGAGCTGTTCCGGGGCGCACTCTCGAGCTTCCTGGCTGCAGGGTTCAGCGAAACGGCCCGCCCCCGCCCCGATCGTCCGATCGTCTCCCTCGAGCTCACGTAG
- a CDS encoding lysoplasmalogenase: MRTVAEPETVTTLTRSWWWGFAVFAAASVVHILALALDAGDVARPTKLLLMPLLVLAALWAWRGTRRGAIPVALVIALILSWFGDGAATFFPFAPELPMMLLCFGLAHVVYIWLFLTRLTRRRVPMWALVYAAWWLVLVIVLWPHLGGLAFAVAAYGLVLAGTATAAARCGGVIALGGAFFLASDTVLAFRLFLPDAMPDWTSPLVMLTYCLGQALIAAGVVLATSTRATT; the protein is encoded by the coding sequence GTGCGCACCGTAGCGGAACCCGAAACCGTCACCACGCTGACCAGATCATGGTGGTGGGGCTTCGCCGTGTTCGCGGCTGCCTCCGTCGTGCACATCCTGGCCCTCGCTCTCGACGCCGGCGACGTCGCACGACCGACGAAGCTGCTCCTCATGCCCCTCCTGGTGCTCGCCGCACTGTGGGCATGGCGGGGAACGCGGCGCGGCGCCATCCCGGTCGCCCTCGTCATCGCGCTCATCCTGTCCTGGTTCGGCGACGGCGCGGCCACCTTCTTCCCCTTCGCGCCGGAGCTCCCGATGATGCTGCTCTGCTTCGGGCTCGCGCACGTGGTCTACATCTGGCTGTTCCTCACACGGCTGACACGACGGCGCGTCCCGATGTGGGCGCTCGTCTACGCCGCCTGGTGGCTGGTGCTCGTCATCGTGCTCTGGCCGCACCTCGGCGGGCTCGCCTTCGCTGTCGCAGCGTACGGGCTCGTCCTCGCCGGGACGGCCACGGCCGCTGCGCGATGCGGCGGCGTGATCGCGCTCGGCGGAGCCTTCTTCCTCGCCTCGGACACCGTGCTGGCCTTCCGGCTGTTCCTGCCGGACGCGATGCCCGATTGGACGAGCCCCCTCGTCATGCTGACCTACTGCCTCGGCCAGGCTCTGATCGCCGCCGGAGTCGTACTCGCCACCTCCACCAGGGCGACCACATGA
- a CDS encoding RNA-binding S4 domain-containing protein encodes MTDATSPVRVDSWLWAVRVYKTRSAATTACRAGHVRIGGDRAKAAQLVRPGDEVRVRIAGFDRTLIVRQTIVKRVSAPLAALAVEDRTPPPPPRESIPFTPVRDRGAGRPTKRERRDLDRLRGREDE; translated from the coding sequence ATGACCGACGCCACGTCTCCGGTCCGGGTCGACTCCTGGCTCTGGGCCGTCCGCGTCTACAAGACCCGATCGGCCGCCACCACCGCCTGTCGCGCCGGGCACGTGCGGATCGGTGGAGACCGCGCGAAAGCCGCCCAGCTGGTGCGACCCGGCGACGAGGTACGCGTGCGGATCGCCGGCTTCGACCGCACGTTGATCGTCCGTCAGACGATCGTCAAGCGCGTGAGCGCCCCCCTTGCCGCCCTCGCCGTGGAGGACCGCACTCCCCCACCGCCGCCCCGGGAGTCCATCCCGTTCACCCCGGTGCGGGACCGCGGTGCCGGTCGCCCCACGAAGCGCGAGCGCCGCGACCTCGACCGTCTGCGCGGGCGCGAGGACGAGTAA
- a CDS encoding HNH endonuclease signature motif containing protein, with product MSSKVPIRQFDAEHTARAAIVAEVLSAEAAVASAQAAAARAYAKAAAHAEETARDGAARDRDMAARSLAAEIGCAGRMSDRTVQHRMDDAEALVTRYPATVLAWGEGRISQTHVRAVADAGLPLDADDRALFDAAAVHICEAETPARARRLLDMLAEKLNPRTLTERHRDARETRAVRVLPLADGMAELTVIVPAALAHAIHDRLTRQARVVKDAAERARTSVPDAPPEGAPMVPASSPAADPEPSPHEIIASDRRTLDQIRADVLADMLLTGCPDADPTATGDAPGALGAIRAVVQVVVPALVLAGTSDDPAELDGRSPIDADTARRLAGGCTGWDRILTHPVTGDVLRTDRYRPTDAMKRYLRARDKHCRFPGCRMPAVRSDEDHTLDYAFGGQTTVENLGHLCKRHHTLKHATPWTVRQLAGGVLEWTSPLGQIYSDDPPAVGPTSVQFVPDGDPPPF from the coding sequence ATGTCTTCGAAGGTTCCGATCCGGCAGTTCGACGCAGAGCACACTGCGCGCGCCGCGATCGTGGCCGAGGTCCTGTCCGCCGAGGCCGCGGTCGCGTCTGCGCAGGCGGCGGCCGCCCGGGCCTACGCGAAAGCCGCCGCCCACGCGGAGGAGACGGCGCGAGACGGCGCCGCGCGCGACCGCGACATGGCCGCGCGATCCCTCGCGGCGGAGATCGGCTGCGCAGGCCGGATGTCCGACCGCACCGTCCAGCACCGCATGGATGACGCCGAGGCTCTCGTCACCCGATACCCGGCGACGGTCCTGGCCTGGGGCGAGGGGCGCATCTCGCAGACCCACGTCCGAGCGGTCGCGGACGCGGGTCTTCCCCTCGATGCCGACGACCGGGCGTTGTTCGATGCCGCAGCCGTCCACATCTGCGAAGCCGAGACGCCGGCCCGGGCGAGGCGGCTGCTCGACATGCTCGCCGAGAAACTGAACCCCCGCACCCTCACCGAGCGTCACCGGGACGCCCGTGAGACCCGCGCCGTCCGAGTGCTCCCCCTGGCCGACGGGATGGCCGAACTCACCGTCATCGTCCCCGCCGCTCTGGCCCACGCGATCCATGACCGGCTCACCAGACAGGCCAGAGTCGTCAAGGATGCCGCTGAACGCGCGCGCACATCCGTGCCGGATGCCCCGCCCGAGGGCGCGCCCATGGTTCCCGCATCGTCCCCTGCTGCAGACCCTGAGCCCAGCCCGCACGAGATCATCGCGTCCGACCGGCGCACACTCGATCAGATCCGCGCCGATGTGCTCGCGGACATGCTCCTCACCGGGTGTCCGGACGCGGATCCCACTGCAACCGGTGACGCGCCCGGTGCACTCGGCGCCATCCGAGCCGTGGTGCAGGTGGTCGTCCCGGCCCTGGTCCTCGCCGGCACGAGCGACGACCCCGCGGAACTGGACGGGCGCTCACCCATCGACGCGGACACAGCCCGGCGCCTCGCAGGCGGATGCACCGGATGGGACCGCATCCTCACGCATCCGGTCACCGGCGACGTCCTCCGGACCGACAGGTACCGCCCGACCGACGCCATGAAGCGCTACCTCCGGGCGCGGGATAAGCACTGCAGGTTCCCGGGATGCCGCATGCCCGCCGTGCGGTCTGACGAAGACCACACCCTCGACTACGCCTTCGGCGGTCAGACGACCGTCGAGAACCTCGGGCACCTGTGCAAGCGCCACCACACCCTCAAGCACGCCACCCCCTGGACGGTGCGACAACTCGCGGGCGGGGTGCTCGAATGGACCTCACCCCTGGGCCAGATCTACAGCGACGACCCACCGGCGGTCGGACCCACCAGCGTCCAGTTCGTACCCGACGGCGACCCGCCGCCGTTCTGA
- a CDS encoding NUDIX domain-containing protein — MTIEPPRPDEPRRPLGPRDAGDAWVIAPTGERYWGRFGAAGLLAVDAARGVLLQHRVSWSHFGGTWGLPGGARHEGESATDGAVREATEEAGVPDGAVRPRLLSVLELGYWSYTTLLADVVEPFEPVISDPESVELSWVPVDQVADYPLHPGFGDSWAMLRALIDVRPTVIVDAANVVGAVPDGWWRDRAGATRRLLTRFDALARAGVPASALGLGADTWYPEFDVVVEGKARAASAPSDGVNGPVRVVPAPAAGDDAIVAQASERVAAGDVVTVVTSDRELAQRCAAVGATVHGAGWLLDLLPE, encoded by the coding sequence GTGACGATTGAGCCTCCCCGCCCCGACGAGCCGCGCCGCCCGCTCGGTCCGCGCGATGCCGGCGACGCCTGGGTGATCGCCCCCACGGGCGAGCGGTACTGGGGGCGTTTCGGCGCCGCTGGTCTGCTTGCGGTGGATGCCGCGCGCGGCGTGCTGCTGCAGCACCGCGTCTCCTGGAGTCACTTCGGGGGGACGTGGGGCCTCCCCGGCGGTGCCCGGCACGAGGGCGAGTCCGCCACGGACGGCGCCGTGCGCGAGGCGACGGAAGAGGCGGGCGTACCGGATGGTGCGGTGCGTCCCCGGCTTCTGAGTGTTCTCGAGCTCGGGTACTGGTCGTACACGACGCTCCTCGCCGACGTCGTCGAGCCGTTCGAACCCGTGATCAGCGACCCGGAGAGCGTGGAGCTGTCGTGGGTGCCGGTCGACCAGGTCGCGGACTACCCGCTGCATCCCGGTTTCGGCGACTCGTGGGCCATGCTGCGCGCGCTCATCGATGTCCGCCCGACCGTGATCGTCGATGCGGCGAACGTCGTCGGGGCGGTGCCGGACGGATGGTGGCGCGATCGAGCGGGCGCGACAAGACGGCTGCTCACCCGGTTCGACGCGCTCGCGCGGGCCGGTGTGCCTGCGTCGGCGTTGGGGCTCGGCGCCGACACCTGGTACCCGGAGTTCGATGTGGTGGTGGAGGGGAAGGCGCGCGCCGCGTCTGCACCCTCCGACGGTGTCAACGGGCCGGTCCGTGTCGTTCCGGCGCCGGCAGCGGGGGATGACGCGATCGTCGCTCAGGCGAGTGAGCGGGTGGCAGCCGGCGACGTGGTCACGGTCGTCACGAGCGACCGTGAACTCGCTCAGCGCTGCGCCGCGGTGGGTGCCACTGTGCACGGCGCCGGCTGGTTGCTGGACCTCCTGCCGGAGTGA
- the der gene encoding ribosome biogenesis GTPase Der: MRAEDEYEAGPDQLEERLADLDETLAEQRAVALRASLSDYDLDEEDAAVLSGLVGSGDGIEYLPALPVVAIVGRPNVGKSALVNRILGRREAVVEDTPGVTRDRVTYKAEWMERRFSLVDTGGWEPDARGIDKSVAAQAEIAIDLADVVLFVVDAMVGATSTDEHVVKLLRRSGKPVLLVANKIDDARHEPEAAALWNLGLGEPYPVSAIHGRGVADLLDHVMKVLPDVSAVAKHEIGGPRRVAILGRPNVGKSSLLNKAAGEERVVVNELAGTTRDPVDEIVELGGKLWRLVDTAGIRRRVHLSQGADFYASLRTSAALEKAEVAVVVLDISQPLSEQDVRIIDMVLESGRALVLAFNKWDLLNTPEMENIDRRRYLEREIEQDLAHVAWAPRVNISARTGRHLDKLVPALETALESWDQRISTGKFNAFLSELVAEHPHPLRGGKQPRILFGTQASTRPPTFVLFTTGFLDPGYRRFIQRRLREIYGFEGSPIVINMRVRERKQR, encoded by the coding sequence ATGCGCGCTGAGGACGAGTACGAAGCAGGGCCGGACCAGCTGGAGGAGAGGCTGGCGGACCTGGACGAGACGCTCGCCGAGCAGCGGGCCGTCGCGCTCCGGGCGTCGCTGTCCGACTACGACCTGGACGAGGAGGATGCCGCGGTCCTGTCCGGGCTGGTCGGCTCCGGGGACGGTATCGAGTACCTTCCGGCGCTTCCGGTGGTCGCGATCGTGGGCCGGCCGAACGTGGGCAAGTCGGCGCTCGTGAACCGCATCCTCGGCCGTCGCGAGGCGGTCGTCGAGGACACCCCCGGCGTGACCCGCGACCGCGTCACCTACAAGGCGGAGTGGATGGAGCGTCGCTTCTCCCTCGTGGACACCGGCGGGTGGGAGCCGGACGCCCGCGGCATCGACAAGTCCGTCGCCGCTCAGGCGGAGATCGCGATCGATCTCGCCGACGTCGTCCTGTTCGTCGTGGACGCCATGGTCGGTGCGACCTCGACCGATGAGCACGTGGTGAAGCTCCTCCGCCGGAGCGGGAAGCCCGTGCTGCTGGTCGCGAACAAGATCGACGACGCCCGGCACGAGCCGGAGGCGGCTGCGCTCTGGAACCTCGGACTCGGCGAGCCGTATCCGGTCTCCGCGATCCACGGCCGCGGCGTGGCCGACCTGCTCGACCACGTCATGAAGGTGCTGCCGGACGTGTCCGCCGTCGCCAAGCACGAAATCGGTGGTCCGCGCCGCGTCGCGATCCTCGGACGCCCGAACGTCGGCAAGTCGTCGCTGCTGAACAAGGCGGCGGGCGAGGAGCGCGTCGTCGTGAACGAGCTCGCCGGCACCACGCGCGACCCGGTCGACGAGATCGTCGAGCTCGGCGGCAAGCTGTGGCGTCTGGTCGACACCGCCGGCATCCGCCGCCGCGTGCACCTGTCGCAGGGCGCCGACTTCTACGCGTCGCTGCGCACGTCGGCGGCGCTCGAGAAGGCCGAGGTGGCCGTGGTCGTGCTCGACATCTCGCAGCCGCTCAGCGAGCAGGACGTCCGCATCATCGACATGGTGCTCGAATCCGGGCGCGCGCTCGTCCTGGCCTTCAACAAGTGGGACCTGCTGAACACCCCGGAGATGGAGAACATCGACCGGCGTCGCTATCTGGAGCGCGAGATCGAGCAGGACCTCGCCCACGTGGCGTGGGCACCGCGGGTGAACATCTCCGCGCGCACCGGACGTCACCTCGACAAGCTCGTGCCGGCGCTCGAGACGGCTCTCGAGTCGTGGGATCAGCGCATCTCGACGGGCAAGTTCAACGCGTTCCTCTCGGAGCTCGTCGCCGAGCACCCGCACCCGCTGCGCGGTGGCAAGCAGCCCCGCATCCTGTTCGGGACCCAGGCGAGCACGCGCCCGCCGACATTCGTGCTGTTCACGACCGGGTTCCTCGACCCCGGCTACCGCCGCTTCATCCAGCGTCGGCTGCGCGAGATCTACGGCTTCGAAGGTTCGCCCATCGTCATCAACATGCGGGTGCGCGAACGCAAGCAGCGGTGA
- the cmk gene encoding (d)CMP kinase has product MTEDVFLVAVDGPAGSGKSSVSKEVARRLGFGYLDTGAMYRALAWFALERRLDTSDATAVTEAMGEFEAGISLDPDDYWVRVGDVDVTSAIRETRVAEAVSGVARVPVIRETLNGRFRELVADSERPGVVVEGRDITTVVAPDAPVRVLLTASPEVRAARRSAELTGQDAAAVADALHRRDASDSAVVDFMTAAPGVDVVDSTDLDFEGSVSALIALIGNMQEVQNAR; this is encoded by the coding sequence ATGACTGAGGACGTCTTCCTCGTCGCCGTGGACGGCCCCGCCGGGAGCGGCAAGTCCTCCGTGTCGAAAGAGGTGGCCCGCCGGCTCGGCTTCGGCTACCTCGACACCGGGGCGATGTACCGCGCCCTCGCCTGGTTCGCGCTGGAACGCCGGCTGGACACGTCGGATGCCACCGCGGTGACCGAGGCGATGGGGGAGTTCGAGGCCGGGATATCCCTCGACCCCGATGACTACTGGGTGCGGGTGGGTGATGTCGACGTGACATCCGCCATCCGCGAGACCCGGGTCGCCGAGGCCGTGAGCGGTGTCGCCCGGGTCCCCGTCATCCGCGAGACGCTGAACGGCCGGTTCCGCGAGCTCGTGGCCGACTCCGAACGCCCGGGTGTCGTCGTCGAAGGACGCGACATCACGACCGTCGTCGCCCCGGACGCTCCGGTGCGCGTGCTGCTGACCGCCTCGCCCGAGGTGCGCGCCGCCCGCCGCTCGGCCGAGCTGACCGGACAGGATGCCGCGGCCGTCGCAGACGCACTGCACCGGCGTGATGCATCCGACTCCGCCGTCGTGGACTTCATGACGGCGGCTCCGGGGGTCGACGTCGTCGACTCCACGGATCTCGATTTCGAAGGATCGGTGTCGGCGCTCATCGCCCTCATCGGGAACATGCAGGAGGTGCAGAATGCGCGCTGA
- a CDS encoding prephenate dehydrogenase produces MSETIPHAASARVAVRTPGTVRIVGAGLLGASIGHALTALGVDVALDDTSPAQLRLAVDYGAGRAARADDRPILVVVAVPPDVTADVIERELGDHPQAVVTDVASVKLAPLHTLRERGVDLRRYIGSHPLAGRERGGAIAARADLFVGRPWVVCRDEETSASDLLLVEGLALDLGATPLEMTPDEHDRSVALVSHVPQLVASLLASRFVPAPEGLLRLAGQGVRDTTRIAASAPELWVQILGANAEPVVAVLDELAADLAGVADALRAPDAPGARKTVADTIRRGNQGVERLPGKHGQNRRFETIVVMVDDTPGQLGRLFGELGELGVNVEDLRLEHSPGAQFGLAEISVAPSAAGPAVAGLESRGWKIASTAND; encoded by the coding sequence GTGAGCGAGACCATCCCTCACGCCGCATCAGCGCGCGTCGCCGTGCGCACCCCCGGCACCGTCCGCATCGTCGGTGCCGGACTGCTGGGAGCCAGCATCGGTCATGCCCTGACCGCGCTCGGCGTCGACGTCGCCCTCGACGACACCTCTCCGGCACAGTTGCGTCTCGCCGTGGACTACGGCGCGGGGCGCGCCGCGCGCGCCGACGACCGGCCGATCCTCGTGGTCGTGGCGGTCCCGCCCGATGTCACCGCAGATGTGATCGAGCGCGAACTCGGCGACCATCCGCAGGCCGTCGTGACGGACGTCGCGAGCGTGAAGCTCGCCCCGCTGCACACCCTGCGCGAGCGCGGCGTGGACCTCCGCCGCTACATCGGCTCCCATCCGCTCGCCGGACGCGAGCGGGGCGGCGCCATCGCCGCGCGTGCCGACCTCTTCGTGGGACGGCCGTGGGTGGTCTGCCGGGACGAGGAGACGTCGGCGTCCGATCTGCTCCTCGTGGAGGGCCTGGCATTGGACCTCGGCGCGACACCCCTCGAGATGACTCCCGACGAGCACGACCGCTCGGTCGCGCTCGTCTCGCACGTACCGCAGCTGGTGGCCAGCCTGCTCGCCAGCCGGTTCGTCCCGGCTCCGGAGGGGCTGCTGCGCCTGGCCGGCCAGGGCGTCCGCGACACGACGCGCATCGCCGCGTCCGCTCCCGAACTCTGGGTGCAGATCCTGGGCGCGAACGCCGAACCCGTCGTGGCGGTGCTCGACGAGCTCGCGGCCGACCTCGCCGGAGTCGCCGACGCGCTGCGGGCACCCGACGCGCCCGGTGCGCGCAAGACGGTGGCCGACACCATCCGCCGCGGGAACCAGGGCGTCGAACGCCTCCCCGGCAAGCATGGACAGAACCGCCGCTTCGAGACGATCGTCGTCATGGTCGACGACACCCCGGGCCAGCTCGGCCGGCTCTTCGGGGAGCTCGGCGAGCTGGGCGTGAACGTGGAAGACCTGCGCCTGGAGCATTCTCCCGGCGCCCAATTCGGCCTCGCTGAGATCAGCGTCGCGCCGAGCGCCGCAGGCCCCGCCGTCGCGGGCCTGGAGTCGCGCGGATGGAAGATTGCGAGTACAGCCAATGACTGA
- a CDS encoding pseudouridine synthase — protein MSEQGPADTEGVRLQKVLANAGVASRRVAEDLIVAGRVRVNGETVTELGSRIHPETDLVDVDGTAIQLDQSKRYVMLNKPTGVVSTMADDRGRPDLRQYTKDWEERLYNVGRLDADTSGLLILTNDGALAHVLAHPSFGVTKVYIAKVEGRMTAQTIARLTRGIDLEDGPIRADKARLLDTSGETSLVELTLHSGRNRIVRRMLAEVGHPVRELVRRQFGPLHLGTLALGRTRELTTVERGALLTLARRGAEEAPPGEQENE, from the coding sequence GTGAGCGAACAAGGACCCGCCGATACCGAGGGCGTCCGCCTGCAGAAGGTGCTGGCGAACGCCGGCGTCGCGTCCCGTCGCGTGGCCGAGGACCTCATCGTCGCCGGGCGCGTCCGGGTGAACGGCGAGACGGTCACCGAGCTCGGCAGCCGCATCCACCCGGAGACCGACCTCGTCGACGTCGACGGCACGGCCATCCAGCTCGACCAGTCGAAGCGCTACGTGATGCTCAACAAGCCCACCGGTGTCGTCAGCACCATGGCCGACGACCGGGGACGTCCTGACCTGCGTCAGTACACCAAGGACTGGGAAGAGCGGCTCTACAACGTGGGGCGCTTGGACGCCGACACGAGCGGGCTGCTGATCCTCACCAACGACGGAGCCCTCGCGCACGTGCTGGCACATCCGTCCTTCGGCGTCACCAAGGTGTACATCGCGAAGGTCGAGGGCCGCATGACCGCGCAGACCATCGCCCGGCTGACCCGGGGGATCGACCTCGAGGACGGCCCGATCCGCGCGGACAAGGCGCGTCTCCTGGACACCTCCGGGGAGACGAGCCTGGTGGAGCTGACGCTGCACTCGGGACGGAACCGGATCGTGCGGCGCATGCTCGCCGAGGTCGGTCACCCCGTCCGCGAGCTGGTGCGCCGGCAGTTCGGCCCGCTGCACCTCGGGACCCTCGCGCTGGGACGGACGCGGGAGTTGACTACAGTGGAGCGGGGTGCGCTTCTCACGCTCGCGCGCCGCGGTGCCGAGGAGGCGCCGCCCGGAGAGCAGGAGAACGAGTGA
- the scpB gene encoding SMC-Scp complex subunit ScpB translates to MTEEPTTEGWPQDVGSVASRLEAILLVVDEPHSLVSLAAAVSAPVPAVRKAVAALVADYDGESGGPRRGFELREVGGGWRLYVREDYDRLISEFLGTQQPSRLSQAALETLAVIAYKQPVTRGQVASIRAVNVDSVVRTLVGRGLITEVGHDGETGAILYGTTEALLGHLGINSLDELPHISPLLDDGSAGFDEVTR, encoded by the coding sequence ATGACGGAGGAGCCGACCACCGAAGGGTGGCCCCAGGACGTCGGATCCGTGGCAAGCCGGCTGGAGGCGATCCTCCTGGTCGTGGACGAGCCGCACAGCCTCGTGAGCCTCGCCGCGGCCGTCAGCGCGCCCGTGCCCGCGGTCCGCAAAGCCGTCGCAGCTCTCGTCGCCGACTACGACGGCGAATCGGGCGGTCCGCGTCGCGGCTTCGAGCTGCGCGAGGTCGGCGGGGGATGGCGGCTGTACGTCCGGGAGGACTACGACCGGCTGATCTCGGAGTTCCTCGGCACGCAACAGCCCTCCCGCCTGTCCCAGGCGGCGCTCGAGACGCTCGCCGTGATCGCCTATAAGCAACCTGTCACCCGCGGACAGGTAGCCTCGATACGTGCGGTGAACGTGGATTCGGTCGTGCGGACCCTCGTGGGGCGCGGCCTGATCACCGAGGTCGGTCACGACGGGGAGACCGGAGCCATCCTCTACGGGACGACCGAGGCGCTCCTGGGCCATCTCGGGATCAATTCCCTCGACGAACTGCCGCACATCTCGCCGCTCCTGGATGACGGATCGGCCGGCTTCGACGAAGTCACACGCTGA